From the Maioricimonas rarisocia genome, one window contains:
- a CDS encoding DUF1553 domain-containing protein, with product MTSRPAALIRTGISVLVLLLLMPPLQAAAQPAEIDFNRDVAPILVSRCLECHHQNEAAGGLVLSSAEGITRGGDSGAAITPGNVDESLLHQRVADGEMPPERKGQPQPLPPNEVRILGQWIRAGAPWPASRELDLYERTSDVRGGRDWWSLQPITRPAVPQVRNQNRVANPIDAFILAQLERKEMQPAPLADRRTLIRRLCIDLVGLPPTAEQIATFEQDAAPDAWERLVDRLLKSPHFGERWARHWLDVVRFAETSGYERDQTKPFAWKYRDWVVQAFNDDLPYDRFILEQLAGDELPDRTERSVIGTGFLRLGTWNDEPNDPQDYKYERLEDLVHATSSAFLSMTVKCARCHDHKFDPIPQLDYYRIAAAFWPGPIEPRDRKLLGGPSADELGIADVLGWTDVTTSPAPLHLLRNGERHHPLQEVVPASLTLVPDLFREFEAPPAESDTTQRRLQLARWIARPDNPLTAHVIVNRLWQHHFGEGLVRSPNNFGFTGEQPTHPELLDWLASELIANGWRLKPLHRLMVTSTTYRQASVHPDWATYAERDFGNQLWWRAERRRVDAETLRDSLLAASGELDLQIGGPSFRPSITPEALEGLSRKASAWEASPEEEQHRRSLYIFMQRSLLPPIMTTFDLPDTTLPCGQRDATTVAPQALSLLNNDFVHRRSLALARQAIDPADAPSDQAAHIWRTVYGRDPEPTELVAALGHVTRQRKRFADPPGTPSEKPAWRTAGASPVTGGLVLALDAGSGTILDDAGRLAGWQDASGKRHHASQTDADRRPVLVSDAINGQPAIRFDGQRRFLTLDGSLLTDDACSIFAVVTDTGPEGHREIISNWSGRDGNAGSSMFLGLTGTDSVRFSDNFSPAGTVDHSQGPFLLTAVNGTDYAAVWQNVTELARRSQPLAPRRLDTPWVIGQQGNIDGEYWTGDIAAIRVYDRALTEDERHRVWNELIGRYQLPAEIAETEEPELHDPELLAWASLCVVLFNSNEFLYID from the coding sequence GTGACCAGCCGTCCTGCTGCGCTCATCCGAACGGGAATTTCGGTTCTCGTTCTTCTGCTGCTGATGCCGCCGCTGCAAGCCGCGGCCCAGCCGGCAGAGATTGACTTCAACCGGGATGTCGCCCCCATCCTCGTCAGTCGCTGCCTCGAATGCCACCATCAGAACGAAGCCGCAGGCGGACTTGTTCTCAGCTCCGCGGAGGGAATCACCAGAGGCGGCGACAGTGGGGCCGCGATCACCCCCGGCAACGTCGATGAGAGCCTGCTGCATCAGCGAGTTGCCGACGGGGAGATGCCTCCCGAACGGAAGGGGCAGCCACAGCCACTGCCCCCGAACGAAGTCCGCATCCTCGGACAGTGGATTCGCGCCGGTGCTCCCTGGCCCGCAAGCCGCGAGCTCGATCTGTACGAGCGGACCAGCGACGTCCGGGGCGGCCGCGACTGGTGGTCATTGCAGCCAATCACCCGCCCCGCAGTCCCGCAGGTCCGCAATCAGAACCGCGTCGCCAATCCGATTGATGCGTTCATTCTTGCCCAGCTGGAACGCAAAGAGATGCAGCCGGCACCACTCGCCGACCGCCGCACGCTGATCCGCCGGCTCTGCATCGACCTCGTCGGCCTGCCCCCCACGGCAGAACAGATCGCCACCTTCGAACAGGACGCCGCCCCCGACGCATGGGAGCGTCTCGTCGACCGGTTGCTGAAATCCCCCCACTTCGGAGAACGCTGGGCTCGCCACTGGCTCGATGTCGTCCGCTTCGCCGAGACAAGCGGATACGAACGGGACCAGACCAAGCCGTTTGCCTGGAAGTACCGCGACTGGGTCGTGCAGGCGTTCAATGATGATCTGCCCTATGACCGCTTCATCCTCGAACAGCTTGCCGGCGACGAACTTCCCGACCGGACCGAGCGCTCCGTTATTGGCACAGGGTTCCTCCGGCTGGGGACCTGGAACGACGAACCGAATGACCCGCAGGACTACAAGTACGAGCGGCTCGAAGATCTGGTCCACGCCACCTCGTCCGCCTTTCTCAGCATGACGGTCAAATGTGCCCGCTGCCACGACCACAAGTTCGACCCGATCCCGCAGCTCGACTACTACCGGATTGCGGCTGCATTCTGGCCGGGGCCGATCGAGCCGCGCGACCGCAAGCTGCTGGGAGGACCGTCGGCAGACGAACTCGGCATCGCCGACGTCCTCGGCTGGACCGACGTCACCACCTCTCCCGCACCGCTGCATCTGCTAAGGAACGGCGAGCGCCACCATCCACTCCAGGAAGTCGTCCCCGCCTCGCTCACGCTCGTCCCCGATCTGTTCCGCGAGTTCGAGGCACCGCCTGCGGAGAGCGACACCACGCAGCGGCGGCTGCAGCTGGCCCGCTGGATCGCCCGGCCGGACAACCCGCTCACCGCCCACGTCATCGTCAACCGTCTCTGGCAGCATCACTTTGGCGAAGGGCTCGTCCGCTCTCCCAACAACTTCGGATTCACCGGCGAACAACCGACGCATCCGGAACTGCTCGACTGGCTCGCCAGCGAGCTGATCGCCAACGGCTGGCGGCTCAAACCGTTGCACCGACTGATGGTCACCTCGACCACCTACCGCCAGGCGTCGGTCCATCCCGACTGGGCCACATATGCCGAACGGGACTTCGGCAACCAACTCTGGTGGCGGGCGGAGCGCCGCCGCGTCGATGCCGAGACGCTCCGCGACTCACTCCTGGCTGCCAGCGGCGAACTGGATCTGCAGATCGGCGGCCCCAGCTTTCGCCCGTCGATCACCCCCGAAGCGCTGGAAGGACTCTCCCGCAAGGCCTCTGCGTGGGAGGCGTCGCCCGAGGAGGAACAGCACCGCCGCAGCCTGTACATCTTCATGCAGCGAAGCCTGCTTCCTCCGATCATGACGACGTTCGACCTGCCGGACACCACCCTCCCCTGCGGCCAGCGGGATGCCACGACCGTCGCCCCACAGGCCCTCAGTCTGCTCAACAACGACTTCGTCCATCGCCGGTCGCTCGCACTCGCCCGGCAGGCGATCGATCCCGCGGATGCTCCGAGCGACCAGGCGGCACACATCTGGCGGACCGTCTACGGCCGCGACCCGGAACCGACCGAACTGGTCGCGGCACTCGGTCACGTCACCCGACAGCGAAAGCGGTTTGCAGATCCCCCGGGAACGCCGTCCGAGAAACCAGCATGGCGGACCGCCGGCGCATCGCCCGTCACCGGGGGGCTGGTCCTCGCACTCGATGCCGGCTCGGGAACAATCCTTGACGACGCGGGTCGCCTCGCCGGCTGGCAGGATGCGAGCGGCAAGCGACACCATGCCTCCCAGACGGACGCAGACCGCCGACCGGTCCTCGTCAGCGATGCGATCAACGGACAGCCGGCGATCCGCTTTGACGGCCAGAGGCGGTTCCTCACACTCGACGGATCGCTGCTCACCGACGATGCCTGCTCGATCTTCGCCGTCGTCACCGACACCGGTCCGGAGGGACACCGCGAAATCATCTCGAACTGGAGTGGCCGCGACGGCAACGCCGGCTCGTCGATGTTCCTGGGACTGACCGGTACCGACTCGGTCCGCTTCAGCGACAACTTCTCCCCCGCCGGCACCGTCGACCACTCGCAGGGGCCGTTCCTGCTGACAGCCGTCAACGGCACCGACTATGCCGCCGTCTGGCAGAACGTCACCGAACTGGCCCGCCGGTCCCAGCCGCTCGCTCCCCGCCGGCTCGACACCCCCTGGGTCATCGGACAGCAGGGAAATATCGACGGCGAATACTGGACCGGCGACATCGCCGCCATCCGTGTCTACGACCGGGCACTCACCGAAGACGAGCGGCACCGCGTCTGGAACGAACTGATCGGCCGCTATCAGTTGCCCGCCGAGATCGCGGAAACGGAAGAACCGGAACTGCACGACCCCGAGCTGCTCGCATGGGCGTCTCTCTGTGTTGTGCTGTTCAACTCGAACGAATTCCTGTACATCGACTGA
- a CDS encoding DUF1501 domain-containing protein, giving the protein MNHPSLYPCGQTRREFVWQMGGGFAGLALTSLLEQDGFFARHARADAANASPLAPRPQHFATRAKSCIFLMMNGAPSQVDTFDYKPELAKYAGKPLPEGKDYINSGGRKVGFLTPAFRPFRPGGESGLMISDYFPHVREHADKLAVINSCHTDSHAHGSALVAMNTGKTFIGRPSLGAWAVYGLGTENQSLPGYVVILDKRGGPISGQPNWSAGFMPATYQGTLFRPVGDPILDLRGPAHITREARRDQLDLLEQLNHRHLASRPGGSELAARINSYELAFRMQQQAPEAVDLSQETAATLDMYGVGTSPTDEFGRNCLVARRLVERGVRFVQLYSGGGHLEETWDAHESIEKNHGRHGAEVDQPIAALLTDLEQRGLLDETLIVWGGEFGRMPFSEGQGAPGRNHNPYGFSMWLAGGGVKGGLQYGSTDEFGFEAIENRVHLHDLHATILHLMGLDHERLTYFHQGREESLTDVAGQVVTDVLA; this is encoded by the coding sequence ATGAACCATCCATCCCTCTACCCCTGCGGTCAGACCCGCCGCGAATTCGTCTGGCAGATGGGTGGCGGCTTTGCCGGTCTGGCCCTCACATCACTGCTCGAGCAGGACGGCTTCTTCGCACGTCACGCCCGGGCCGACGCGGCCAACGCCTCACCGCTCGCACCCAGGCCGCAGCACTTCGCCACCAGGGCGAAGTCCTGCATCTTCCTGATGATGAACGGTGCGCCCAGCCAGGTCGACACGTTCGACTACAAGCCCGAACTGGCCAAATACGCCGGCAAGCCGCTTCCTGAGGGAAAGGACTACATCAACTCCGGCGGACGCAAGGTCGGGTTCCTCACGCCGGCGTTCCGGCCGTTCCGACCGGGCGGCGAAAGCGGCCTGATGATCTCCGATTACTTCCCTCACGTCCGCGAGCATGCCGACAAGCTCGCCGTCATCAACTCCTGCCACACCGACAGTCACGCGCACGGCTCCGCTCTGGTCGCGATGAACACAGGCAAGACGTTTATCGGCCGGCCCTCGCTTGGAGCCTGGGCGGTCTACGGACTGGGGACCGAGAACCAGAGCCTGCCCGGCTACGTCGTCATTCTCGACAAGCGGGGCGGACCGATCAGCGGACAGCCCAACTGGTCGGCCGGCTTCATGCCCGCCACCTACCAGGGAACGCTCTTCCGCCCGGTCGGCGATCCGATCCTCGATCTGCGGGGACCGGCCCACATCACCCGCGAGGCCCGCCGCGATCAGCTCGATCTGCTCGAACAGCTCAACCACCGGCACCTCGCCAGCCGTCCGGGAGGCTCCGAGTTGGCTGCCCGCATCAACAGCTACGAGCTCGCCTTCCGCATGCAGCAGCAGGCTCCCGAAGCGGTTGATCTCTCGCAGGAGACCGCCGCCACGCTCGACATGTACGGCGTGGGGACGTCGCCAACCGACGAGTTCGGCCGCAACTGCCTGGTTGCCCGCCGGCTGGTCGAACGGGGCGTCCGCTTCGTGCAGCTCTACTCGGGGGGCGGCCACCTCGAAGAGACCTGGGACGCCCACGAAAGCATCGAGAAGAATCACGGCCGTCACGGTGCTGAGGTGGACCAGCCGATTGCCGCCCTGCTCACCGACCTCGAGCAACGCGGCCTGCTCGACGAGACCCTCATCGTCTGGGGCGGCGAGTTCGGCCGCATGCCCTTCAGCGAGGGACAGGGAGCTCCCGGCCGCAACCACAACCCGTACGGCTTCTCGATGTGGCTGGCGGGGGGCGGCGTGAAGGGGGGCCTGCAGTACGGCTCAACGGATGAGTTCGGCTTTGAAGCAATCGAGAACCGCGTCCACCTGCACGATCTGCACGCCACGATCCTGCACCTGATGGGCCTGGATCACGAACGGCTGACGTACTTCCACCAGGGGCGGGAAGAGAGCCTCACCGATGTCGCCGGCCAGGTCGTGACGGACGTTCTTGCGTGA
- a CDS encoding Gfo/Idh/MocA family protein: MSRIKYGQIGVGHAHAGKLSVYRESDDYEVIGIVEPDPELRKRAENSPVFRDLPWMTAEELLNQPGLQVVGVETRIGDLLDTAEQCIAAGKHVHLDKPAGESFPQYQRILADAARQKLAVQMGYMYRYNPAVVMLRDFLQKGWLGEPFEVHCVMSKLMNAGSRQSLVEYTGGTMFELGCHLIDLVVGVLGGPQLVHAFPRHSSPIEDTLLDNMLAVFEYPNATATIRSSVNEVDGFARRHFVVCGTEGTFHIQPLDNPKAKVAFHTARGDYRKGYQEVEFPKYRRYVGDAADLAKIVRQEKEPDFTYEHDLAVQRSVLRASGLPVA, from the coding sequence ATGAGCCGGATCAAATACGGGCAGATCGGAGTCGGTCACGCACACGCAGGCAAGCTGTCGGTCTACCGCGAGTCGGATGACTACGAGGTGATCGGGATCGTCGAGCCGGACCCTGAGCTGCGCAAGCGGGCCGAGAACTCTCCCGTCTTTCGTGACCTTCCCTGGATGACGGCGGAGGAACTGCTCAACCAGCCGGGGCTGCAGGTGGTCGGCGTCGAGACGCGCATCGGCGACCTGCTCGACACTGCCGAGCAGTGCATTGCCGCTGGGAAGCACGTTCATCTCGACAAGCCGGCGGGGGAGTCATTCCCGCAGTACCAGCGGATTCTCGCCGATGCGGCCCGGCAGAAGCTTGCCGTCCAGATGGGCTACATGTACCGGTACAATCCGGCGGTCGTGATGCTGCGCGACTTTCTGCAGAAGGGCTGGCTGGGTGAGCCGTTCGAAGTTCACTGCGTGATGAGCAAGCTGATGAATGCCGGCTCGCGGCAGAGCCTGGTCGAGTACACCGGCGGGACGATGTTCGAGCTCGGCTGCCACCTGATCGATCTGGTGGTGGGCGTGCTCGGCGGGCCGCAGCTGGTGCACGCGTTTCCGCGGCACTCGTCACCCATCGAAGACACGCTGCTGGACAACATGCTGGCGGTCTTCGAATACCCGAATGCGACGGCGACGATCCGCTCGAGCGTCAACGAGGTGGATGGCTTCGCCCGCAGGCACTTCGTCGTGTGCGGCACCGAGGGGACGTTCCACATCCAGCCGCTGGACAACCCGAAGGCGAAGGTGGCGTTCCACACGGCTCGTGGCGACTACCGCAAGGGGTACCAGGAGGTCGAGTTTCCGAAGTACCGGCGATATGTGGGTGACGCGGCCGACCTGGCGAAGATCGTCCGTCAGGAGAAGGAACCGGACTTCACGTATGAGCACGACCTGGCAGTGCAGCGTTCGGTGCTGCGGGCGAGCGGCCTGCCGGTGGCTTGA